The Sporomusaceae bacterium FL31 sequence GCGGCCTCACCACCGGTAAAATCACGCTCCTCAATCGGCGTATCCTCAATAACAATTAGCTTACGGGCGGTAAAGGCCGCTTGCAGATTGTCAAGATTCTGATTGCTATAACACAGATTGCATAATATGGTCCAGTCGGCAGCCTCAATTTTTATTCTGTTTTGCTGCCCCAAGCTTTCACCGATCGCACAGAGCGCTGGCTCTGCCAGATAATCAACAGAAAATGCTTGGGCAATCTCAATATCAGCATCCCCGCAATGAAATACGCCGCCGCTTAACGTGTAGGCCTTTTCATAAAGGTCTCGGATAATAGGACCAGCGGAAGCTCCGCCGCCAATTACATGCACCCTTTGCTGTTCAGTAATTTCAGCGCTGCAGTCATAGGTATGGATATCGAGATGTCCGGTCACCTGGTTGATAAATACAGCTGAGTGCAATCCATACGATTTCCGCAGATTCTCCACCGTGATAACCTGCGCCGGCTCACCATCAGCAACAATCCGCGTATCGGCAATAAGAATAAGCCGGGTACAGAACTTAGCCGCAAGTTTAATGTCATGGGCAACCAGCAAAGCCGCTTTACCCTGCTTACAAATGGTCTGACAATGGCGGAAAATTTCTTCCTGGTACACCAAATCCAAGCTGGCTGTCGGCTCGTCCAATAGGATCAGCGGGGTCTCCTGAGTCAAAACCTTAGCCAGCAAAATACGCTGCCGCTCACCGCCCGATACCCGCTGCACCGATTTACCGGCCAACTTCTCAACACCGGTAAATTGCATATATTTGCGAGCCAGCTCATAATCCTCATTACTTTCATTTTGCCACCACTCTAAATAAGGATATCGCCCAGCCAGCACCACTTCAAGCGCGGTGAACCCAAAGGAGATATTAACATCTTGCTGCATATAGGCCATAATCCGCGCCAGCTGCTTATCTGTCATGCTGCTAACAGGCTGACCCGTAATAGTAACCGAACCGGAAATGACTGGACATAAGCCGCGCAGGCTGCGCAGCAAAGTTGTCTTGCCGGCACCGTTAGGACCAATAATGCCGATAAACTCACCCGGTCTCACAGTTAAATTGATATCTTTTAAAATGACTTTGTGTCCAAGCCGGACAGAAAGGTTCTCTACTGCGATCAACGCACGATTGCTCATGATCTATTCGCCTCCTTGATGGGCACGGCGCAGCAGAAATAAAAAATACGGTGTACCGATCAGGGCTGTCATAATGCCTACGCGAATTTCAGACGGAGGAATGATGAGGCGGCCTAGTGTATCACAGCCAACCAAAAATAGCGCTCCCGCCAGTGCGCAAGCCGGCAACAGCGTGCGATGCTCTGGCCCGATCAGCATCCGCATCATATGAGGTACAATTAAGCCAACGAACCCAATTGTGCCGCTGACGCAAACCGCAGTAGCGGTAGTCACAGCAGCAATGAATAACAAAATCAGCCGCAGCGCAGCAACGGGAACTCCGACCGACCGCGCTTCCTGATCACCAAGAACCAGAATATTTAAATGGCGGGCCAGGAAACATAAAATAATGATCCCACATAATACTGGCCCAGCCGCCAGATAAACATGCTCCCAGCGGCGGTAATCCAAACCGCCTACCATCCAAAACAAAAATTCCCGCAGACGATACTCATTCATAAAAGTCAAAATCCCTGAAGTCAATGCCCCCAATAACATGCTGACAGCCACCCCGGATAAAAGCAGCGTCATGACAGGAATCTTTCCTGCCCGCATCGTTAAGCTGACTGTAATGGCAACAGCCAGCAGCGATCCTGCCAAAGCAAAAAAGGGCATATAAAATATGCTGTTTGCTGTGACACCTAACGCAATCGCTATGACGGCGCCCAAAGCTGCGCCACTGGAAACACCGATAATACCGGGATCAGCCAGTGAATTACCGAAAACCCCCTGCAGTACAGCACCAGATACCCCAAGCGCCGCTCCAACCAAGATTCCGACGAGGATTCTTGGCAGACGAATATGCCAGATCACAGCCGTCTGTTCTGGAGTTAAAGCCATATCCCGAAACCCCGGCAATCCTAGTTGATTACCCACAACGCCCAACATTGCTTTTATAGGCACATAAATCTGCCCCCACGCCAGTGATATCAGAACAATCCCAGCAAGCAACACAGACATTCCAATAAATAAGCTCAAATTCCTTCTATAGTTACTTTCCTTTTTATTCAGCTTCTTCACTCCTTATCGCCTTGGGTAATTCCAACAGAATGCATTTGTAACTATATTGCCCAATTTTTCATCTCATCAAAAAAGTCTCCTGCCTATAAGGACAGGAGACTTGTCAGTTAGCCGGCACAGATCTATACAAAGCCCTGCACACTATGAATACGCCCAAGGCAACATGAGCAGAAAGCAATCGCAGCTAATACACAAATCCCCTCCCCATCTCTCGCAGGTTATAACGGTGATTGTTATATAGGCAGTTCTCCTGGCTCTGATTCATAGCTTACTCAAACCTTCCCAAGACCTTGATCTCAGTGGTAATCCTTGAGCAGCTCCTCATTACAGTGGCGGGACCGCGCAGGCATTCCACCTGACTTCCCTATTAAGCCCTATCGGGCACCTACACCAAACCTATGAAATTTTCACGTTTATGCCCAAAATATTACATGTCGGAATATCTTTTGTCAAGTTAGGCTAGATGAATCATTCACTTTAGCTATAAAAAACCAATCAGTAAGACAAGGATCATCACAGGAAAAATCAACTTTAAAGCAATATCGCGGGACAATTCGAAATACCAATAGATGATTACCAAGGCTGCGCAGCAAAACATGGCAATCAGACCCGGTATGAGCAGTATGTTTCCGGTAATCAGGTATTGATAGTAGGCATATAAGGTAATCAACACTGCCAGTGCAGGAATAACTGCCAGTTTAGCCTTGCTTTTTATATCCCGGTAACTAATCCAGAGATACATGAAGATACTGGCGAAACTAATAATTTGCAGCCAGGTTGTACGAAAAAGCCAAATGGCATCATTAATCAGCATCATACCCTCACCTATGGCTAAAGACTGCTGACATATTCCTGCAGTTATTGTGCTTTCCACACCAAAGTTCTTTCATCGTTGCATCTCCTCATTTCATAAGCATACCTATGATTGTGATTGATCGCTGTGCCTGCCCAGACCTTGCAGTGCCAGTTTAAGATAAAAAAAGTATCCTCGCTGCGTAGAACGAGGATACTTGGGCACAACATAAAAATCCGGCGCATTGTAAACACGCCGAACGAAATAAGCATAAGAAAAATACTCATGCAAATCCCCTTCCCATCGCTCGCAGGTCAAACGGTGATTGATATATAGGCAGTTCTCCTGGCTCTGGATCATTGCTCGTCCAAACCTTCCCAAGACCTCAGTCTCAGTGGCATATTCTTGGAGTCGCTCTCCCATTACAGTGGCGGGACCGCGCCGGTATTGCACCGGACTTCCCTATTAAGCCCCTTGGGGCACCTACACCAAACATTATGAAATTTTTCACTTATATGCAAAGTATGTCATAACTCTGTAACATTGTCAAGTTTTTGCATCATAAAAACAGGTTTGTACACTAGCAGGCAACAACTGCCAACAGAGTCTTTTGGATAAATCATAATCCACCCTGATAATTCTACGAAATTGCTTTGAATCACTATACAGAAACTTATGTTAAACAGAGTAAAACACCAAACTGCATCTGTCACCACCAGGAGCAGTTTGGTGTTTTAACTTAACCAATGATCATCAGCGCGCATTAGAAAATGAGCTGACGATAGATTAAAAGTGGTATTGAATCTGCATAGAATAATTTCTGCCCGCAGCATCATAAAAGGAATAATAACTACGGTCAAACAGATTATTAATCCCCAACGCAACGGATGTATTTGGATTTACAGCATAGTTGATTTTAGTATTCACTGTGAAATAAGCGTCTGCGGAACCATAAACTCCATTCACAGCATTATCTTCATTACGTTCACTGACATAAATGGCATCCAGATTGGCATTCCATTTATCAATTTTATAATTTCCACCAAAATGCAATAAATGCTCAGGAATTGAAGCCAGCCGTTTGCCTTCGCCGTTGGCAACCGAATGATCCCAATTGCCTTTTTGCCAAGCATAATTGGTATAAACTGCCCACTTATCACTAAGCTGATGCGTAATATCGATTTCTATCCCTTTACGGGTGGCCGAATCAATATTTTCCCATACATTAGCCGCTTTTACCGGCAAATAAGCACCTGGCTCATATAAAACCCGCGCAATCATATCTTTGGTTTTAGTTTGGTAAACCGCAACGTTCATTGCTGTTTTTGCCGCAAGCTGTTTTTTTACACCAACTTCAAAGGTATCAGAAGTTTCGGGTTTTAAATCAGGATTGGCTGGTGAATCATAATCTTCCGGGAGCATAGAGGAGTTTGTTGTCCAGCGATACAGTTTGTATAAGGATGGCGGATTAAAGGAATGTCCGTAGGACATATAATAAGTAGTTTCCGGCGTATCATGATATTCCAATGCCAGCTTGGGACTAAGTTCACCATAGGTGTCAGAAGGTAACTGCTTATCAGCACCGCCACTTTTGAATTCCTTTGAGTAACCGTCATATTTGGTGTAGCGGTCATAGCGTAAACCACTAAAGAGACTGAACTTATCATTTAATTGATATTCATCCTGCACGAAGAAGGCCAGCAAGCGGTCTTTACCGCCATTGATCGTGGTGAACCCGGTGACAGATTGATAGTCATTCCAATGAGCAAGCGTTGCCGCCTGTTGGTTCATCTCATCATAACGCCAGTTCATGCCGCCAACAACGGTATGCCTATCCTTTTCCCATACCTTTTGCAAGTCCGCATTCCAGGTCTTGCTGGGGTATGAACTGTCCGTTCCCGATTTACTCCGGTCAAGATAGCTGCCGCTGGAATAGCCATTCGCCTTAGTATCTGTTAAGCCAGCCAGAAAAGTAACTTTATTTTTCTCGTCATTGTAGCGAAAAGCATGGATATCAGCTTCACGGCGGCCATAATAGTTGGTAAATAAGCTTTCTGTAAGAACAAAATAGCGTCCATCAGGCAGTACTGCATACCCATCATAGATTGGATTCCCGGCAGCATCATGAATAAAGGTTGCCGCATTGTCGTAACGATACTGCAGCTTGTCCCGGGTAAAATTATAGCTGATTGCTTTATCCTGATCCAGCTTATAGTTTAACTTCAGCCAATAGGTGTCTCCATCATAAGCGTTTTCACCTTTATTTCCAAAAATATACCGCGTTTTACCGTCCACAGTTTTTCCAATAACAATCCCTGTTCCCTGCGGTTTATTAACCGGCACAGTACCTGTTTTAGGTGCTGCGGTAGAGGAAGCCGGATTGACAACATGCCCATCGGTTGACCGTTGCTCATAACCCGCGCCAAAACTAAATTTGTCATTGACTTTTTGCGTAATATTAAG is a genomic window containing:
- a CDS encoding cobalamin/Fe3+-siderophore ABC transporter ATP-binding protein encodes the protein MSNRALIAVENLSVRLGHKVILKDINLTVRPGEFIGIIGPNGAGKTTLLRSLRGLCPVISGSVTITGQPVSSMTDKQLARIMAYMQQDVNISFGFTALEVVLAGRYPYLEWWQNESNEDYELARKYMQFTGVEKLAGKSVQRVSGGERQRILLAKVLTQETPLILLDEPTASLDLVYQEEIFRHCQTICKQGKAALLVAHDIKLAAKFCTRLILIADTRIVADGEPAQVITVENLRKSYGLHSAVFINQVTGHLDIHTYDCSAEITEQQRVHVIGGGASAGPIIRDLYEKAYTLSGGVFHCGDADIEIAQAFSVDYLAEPALCAIGESLGQQNRIKIEAADWTILCNLCYSNQNLDNLQAAFTARKLIVIEDTPIEERDFTGGEAAALYQKLVSMPQVDRMSTAELIAATGSTIKGA
- a CDS encoding corrinoid ABC transporter permease: MLLAGIVLISLAWGQIYVPIKAMLGVVGNQLGLPGFRDMALTPEQTAVIWHIRLPRILVGILVGAALGVSGAVLQGVFGNSLADPGIIGVSSGAALGAVIAIALGVTANSIFYMPFFALAGSLLAVAITVSLTMRAGKIPVMTLLLSGVAVSMLLGALTSGILTFMNEYRLREFLFWMVGGLDYRRWEHVYLAAGPVLCGIIILCFLARHLNILVLGDQEARSVGVPVAALRLILLFIAAVTTATAVCVSGTIGFVGLIVPHMMRMLIGPEHRTLLPACALAGALFLVGCDTLGRLIIPPSEIRVGIMTALIGTPYFLFLLRRAHQGGE
- the cirA_2 gene encoding colicin I receptor translates to MNKPIKANLLCMAIVLHLILPQPHIAHAADEKQAESNRMEAGSQDASQYSFNLDELIVTATKTLRETKKVPASVTVITAEDIKKMNIMTIDEALGNSVGIFVDRPKGIADVGAGIMMRGFSDSNVLVLLDGQPMNVSYDGSVNWNAIPIQSVERIEVVRGGTSSLYGGYAVGGVVNVITKQPKDSSVDATAYYGSENTWRKGLNITQKVNDKFSFGAGYEQRSTDGHVVNPASSTAAPKTGTVPVNKPQGTGIVIGKTVDGKTRYIFGNKGENAYDGDTYWLKLNYKLDQDKAISYNFTRDKLQYRYDNAATFIHDAAGNPIYDGYAVLPDGRYFVLTESLFTNYYGRREADIHAFRYNDEKNKVTFLAGLTDTKANGYSSGSYLDRSKSGTDSSYPSKTWNADLQKVWEKDRHTVVGGMNWRYDEMNQQAATLAHWNDYQSVTGFTTINGGKDRLLAFFVQDEYQLNDKFSLFSGLRYDRYTKYDGYSKEFKSGGADKQLPSDTYGELSPKLALEYHDTPETTYYMSYGHSFNPPSLYKLYRWTTNSSMLPEDYDSPANPDLKPETSDTFEVGVKKQLAAKTAMNVAVYQTKTKDMIARVLYEPGAYLPVKAANVWENIDSATRKGIEIDITHQLSDKWAVYTNYAWQKGNWDHSVANGEGKRLASIPEHLLHFGGNYKIDKWNANLDAIYVSERNEDNAVNGVYGSADAYFTVNTKINYAVNPNTSVALGINNLFDRSYYSFYDAAGRNYSMQIQYHF